A stretch of the Ptiloglossa arizonensis isolate GNS036 chromosome 1, iyPtiAriz1_principal, whole genome shotgun sequence genome encodes the following:
- the Pyroxd1 gene encoding pyridine nucleotide-disulfide oxidoreductase domain 1, producing the protein MNKDEMNCTFAVIGGGIAGTSCIESIGFLAPHVDTILITVSPLIKAVTNIIPLGKTLMQFNVEEKDTATLSKTNDSLKIIHDFVIKIDVPNKRVLTRNGRIINYKILCICNGARPKLIAEHNEFILGIRDTESVVQFSQKIKNSRRIIIVGNGGIATEIVHEVDGIEMIWVIKDKHISATFVDPGAAEFFMDRVHRTDVSVNANTNAPTKRMRYAISDTAVVKDGPALGPDWHNNFDIKGTYLESSKVQVEYECEVLKILNASEQEQFDPMKQWSIYVKLTNGKIIGCDFIVSATGVIPNSNIIGLEEFKKGEDGGLLVDWKLETSEQDIYAAGDVCSVGWELAKQWFQMRLWTQAHQMGRYAAKSMISKLNNEEFLQDFCFELFTHVTKFFGYKVVLLGLYNGQKLNNKYEVLLRMTKGKEYIKFILENGKMQGAVLIGDTGLEEMCENLILNQLDLSIYGEDLLNPYIDIEDYFD; encoded by the coding sequence ATGAATAAAGATGAAATGAATTGTACATTTGCAGTAATAGGAGGTGGTATAGCTGGGACATCTTGTATTGAAAGTATAGGTTTCCTTGCCCCACATGTTGATACCATTTTGATTACAGTTAGTCCTTTAATAAAAGCTGTTACAAATATAATTCCACTTGGTAAAACGTTAATGCAGTTTAATGTAGAAGAGAAAGACACAGCAACGTTATCAAAAACAAatgattcgttaaaaattattcatgattttgtaattaaaatagaTGTTCCAAATAAACGAGTAttaacaagaaatggtagaattataaattataaaatattatgcaTTTGTAATGGTGCCAGACCAAAACTTATAGCAGAACATAATGAGTTTATTTTAGGAATCCGAGATACTGAATCAGTTGTTCAGTTTTcccagaaaataaaaaattctaggAGAATTATAATAGTTGGAAATGGAGGTATTGCCACTGAAATTGTACATGAAGTGGATGGCATTGAAATGATATGGGTAATTAAAGATAAACATATTTCTGCAACGTTTGTTGATCCTGGTGCTGCAGAATTTTTCATGGATAGAGTACATAGAACTGATGTATCTGTAAATGCTAATACAAATGCCCCAACTAAAAGAATGAGATATGCAATATCTGACACAGCAGTTGTAAAAGATGGACCAGCTTTAGGTCCAGACTGGCACAACAATTTCGATATAAAAGGTACTTATTTGGAATCATCAAAAGTACAAGTGGAATATGAATGTgaagttttaaaaattcttaatgCATCAGAACAAGAACAATTTGATCCCATGAAGCAGTGGTCTATATATGTTAAATTGACAAATGGAAAGATTATTGGTTGTGATTTTATTGTGTCAGCAACAGGTGTAATACCAAATTCTAACATAATAGGTTTGGAAGAATTTAAGAAAGGAGAAGATGGGGGACTATTAGTAGattggaagttagaaacctcAGAACAAGATATATATGCTGCGGGAGATGTTTGTAGTGTAGGATGGGAATTAGCAAAACAATGGTTTCAGATGAGATTATGGACCCAAGCTCATCAAATGGGACGTTATGCAGCAAAATCAATGATTTCTAAATTAAACAATGAGGAATTTTTGCAAGATTTTTGTTTTGAATTGTTTACTCATGTAACTAAATTCTTTGGTTACAAAGTAGTTTTGCTTGGTTtatataatggacaaaaattgaataataagtATGAGGTTCTATTACGAATGACTAAAGGAAAGGAGTATATAAAATTCATATTAGAAAATGGTAAAATGCAAGGAGCAGTATTGATTGGAGATACTGGTTTGGAAGAAATGTGTGAAAATTTAATACTTAATCAGTTGGATTTAAGTATTTATGGAGAAGACTTATTGAATCCTTACATTGATATTGAGGATTATTTTGATTAG